Within the Chitinivorax sp. B genome, the region ATCCACCATGGCAATGCTGATTCGCGATTGCAGCGGCATTGTCTGTCTGTGCCTGACAGACGAGAAACTCAAGCAATTAAACTTGCCGCCAATGGTCAGCCACAACCAAAGTCGACATGGTACAGCTTTCACCATAACCATTGAGGCACGTCACGGCATCAGTACGGGCGTATCTGCGGCAGACCGGGTCACGACCGTTCAAGCGGCGATTGCAGCAGACACCAAAGCGGATGATCTGGTCAGCCCTGGCCACATGTTCCCGTTACGCGCAGCACCCGGTGGAGTGCTTTCAAGGCGGGGACATACTGAAGGATCCGTCGATCTGGCCTTGTTGGCGGGATTACAGCCTGCCACTGTCTTGTGCGAATTGATGAATCCAGATGGCACGATGGCACAGGGTCAGGCTATATGGGATTACGCTGCACTGCATGCACTGCCGATTCTATCGATAGAAGATATTGTCCGCTTTCGCCAAGCCAGTTGCCTGGCGGCATAACACCCACTGAAAACAGGCTTGAAGCAGATCACCACTCATCGGCTATATGACTCTCCGGTGAGTTGTGAGCTATGGCCTAAACTTTGGCCAAGCTTTTCAATGCAAGGCGAATGCCATCCGATACACCAACATCGTTTGGCAGTAACTTGATGGCAGCAGCAGCTTCGCGTTCGTTGTATCCCAACGCCAGCAATGCATTGATAATGTCGCTGCGTTCAGATGCCACCGACAGCAACGGCAAGCCACCACTCGGTGTCGGTGCACTACCACCATCAAAACTCAGCTTGCCACGCAGCTCCAACACCAACCGCTCGGCTGTTTTTTTCCCTATACCAGGGATTTTTGATAGCCTTGCCACATCCTCACCTGCGATCGCAATGGCAAGCTCATCAGCGCTCATACCGGAAAGAATGGCCAGGGCAATCTTGGGGCCAATACCGGATATCTTCAGCACCTGCCTGAAGGTCTCACGTTCACCTTTGGTAGCAAAACCATATAACAGATGAGCGTCTTCCCTGATCACGTGGTGAGTAAACAGGGTGACCTTTTCGTTCAAATGCGGCAGAACATAAAACGTGCTCATCGGAACATCAACCTCGTAACCTACTCCGTTTACATCGACCACAATTTGCGGTGGCTGCTTTTCAGCCAACACACCATTCAATCTTCCAATCATGTTTTCTTTCCGTCATTGCTCGGATAACGCCCAATTAAGATAATCAAGCATGATGAATCATACAGAGATCAGGCCAAACGCCCGCGCTTGACTCGATAACCCTGACTGGCCAGACCTTTGGCCAACGAACCATTGTGGTTGGCATGACACAACGCACAGGCCAAGGCATCCGCCGCATCCGCCTGTGGATAGCCTTCCAGTTTCAACAATCGTTTTACCATTTCCTGCACCTGCTCCTTGGCAGCCTTGCCATGACCAACCACGGCCTGCTTGACTTGCAACGCGGTATATTCTGCCACCGGCAGATCACGCATCACTGCCGCAGAAATCGCCGCACCCCGCGCCTGCCCCAAAAGAAGAGTTGATTGTGGATTGACATTGACGAAGACCTGTTCAATTACCACCTGATCAGGTTGATACTCCGTAATAATTGCAAACAAACCATCAATAATGCATTTCAGCCGGGCAGGTAATAAGTCATCCCCTAGGGTGCGAACGCATCCACTGGCAACGTAGTAGCGAGCCTGCCCTTTCACATCGATCACGCCGAAACCTGTCACCCGCAAGCCAGGGTCAATACCTAATATCCGCATAAAGAGGGTTGAGCTCGTATAAAAATGCTATGTTTATGAAAGAGCAAGCTTTATTCCATATTTCAAGCAGCACGACTACACAAACTATTGTATAAAACCCCATTGTGGCAATGTTTCATCAGTTTGAATGTAGCGTACTTACCGACTTTCGACAGCTTGCCATACCCGACGACCGACACAATCAGCCGTTGGCCCTATTGGCGTGGAGCCATGTTGTGTCACCCACAGCGTGCATCCTTTGCCCCTGAAAGCATAACGTGCGGCCTGCAAGTCACTTACTCACCAACCATGACCCAACATTGCAGCACGCATTTGCAATGATGACGGTCGCTGCGTTACTGGAC harbors:
- the ribB gene encoding 3,4-dihydroxy-2-butanone-4-phosphate synthase; amino-acid sequence: MNFNPDDFQVRVTAALDAMRIGKPVLLMDDLDRENEADLIIAAERITISTMAMLIRDCSGIVCLCLTDEKLKQLNLPPMVSHNQSRHGTAFTITIEARHGISTGVSAADRVTTVQAAIAADTKADDLVSPGHMFPLRAAPGGVLSRRGHTEGSVDLALLAGLQPATVLCELMNPDGTMAQGQAIWDYAALHALPILSIEDIVRFRQASCLAA
- the ruvA gene encoding Holliday junction branch migration protein RuvA → MIGRLNGVLAEKQPPQIVVDVNGVGYEVDVPMSTFYVLPHLNEKVTLFTHHVIREDAHLLYGFATKGERETFRQVLKISGIGPKIALAILSGMSADELAIAIAGEDVARLSKIPGIGKKTAERLVLELRGKLSFDGGSAPTPSGGLPLLSVASERSDIINALLALGYNEREAAAAIKLLPNDVGVSDGIRLALKSLAKV
- the ruvC gene encoding crossover junction endodeoxyribonuclease RuvC codes for the protein MRILGIDPGLRVTGFGVIDVKGQARYYVASGCVRTLGDDLLPARLKCIIDGLFAIITEYQPDQVVIEQVFVNVNPQSTLLLGQARGAAISAAVMRDLPVAEYTALQVKQAVVGHGKAAKEQVQEMVKRLLKLEGYPQADAADALACALCHANHNGSLAKGLASQGYRVKRGRLA